The proteins below are encoded in one region of Pseudoduganella armeniaca:
- a CDS encoding NHL repeat-containing protein — protein sequence MNRKFLIAALAGAGVLAGGTAVILVNRSTAPAPAPAKSTAILTPRQASTGRFWQARVTPLAGAGTAGFADGPGAAARFSDPFGVAVDARGTIYIADGGDNNRIRRLGADGTVATFAGGTEGLRDGNGAAAAFHTPSALALDHLGNLYVADTGNHAIRKIAPDGSVTTLAGNGQPGTADGKGATARFNGPVGVAVDDAGIVYVADTYNDRIRRIAPDGSVTTIAGGDRPGDADGHGAAAGFDTPSGIAVTPAGILFVADTGNHAVRRIDPDGRVTTVARAPEGERRPVLWRPSAIAATRDGWLYVATGGGGRIVQIAPDGQYQPLGDADQRVEPGYGSDGSVQLAAPRGLAVQRDGALVASDALGFKVVRLAPATGPAPAMHAALASVPAAAPRPQRMAWPVLPQDAPHEVVGLMGEVRGSFDGESRDHFHMGLDVRADVGEAVVAMVPAKVTDPFANWGYGTLSEGLALGTLSYIHMKVGRDRRDAALDQRFQLLRNGRGKPERVRVPRGTRFAAGERLGTINAMAHVHLDYYPDGTVANPLTLPLTGLRDTVAPRIQSILLLADGGRRLPGQRGEAAPRKKKGRGKAKEAAEAPVKGPVKVPRGLGKIDIVVDAWDQMDGNLARRRLGLYKLGYQLLRPDGSALAGWQQPRITQVYDRLPRNQEAVKVVYAPTSGITVYGSKATHFAYAVHNTLADGRVSPGAWDVSELAPGLYTLRIYAADYAGNVAVEGRDLAIEVVE from the coding sequence GTGAATCGTAAGTTCCTTATCGCCGCCCTGGCGGGTGCCGGCGTCCTCGCCGGCGGCACCGCCGTGATCCTCGTCAACCGGAGCACGGCCCCGGCCCCGGCCCCAGCCAAGTCCACCGCCATCCTGACCCCGCGCCAGGCGAGCACCGGGCGCTTCTGGCAGGCCCGCGTCACGCCGCTGGCGGGCGCCGGCACGGCCGGTTTCGCCGACGGCCCCGGCGCCGCCGCCCGCTTCAGCGACCCGTTCGGCGTTGCCGTCGATGCGCGTGGCACGATCTATATCGCCGATGGCGGCGACAACAACCGCATCCGCCGCCTCGGCGCCGACGGCACCGTCGCCACGTTCGCGGGCGGCACGGAGGGCTTGCGCGACGGCAACGGCGCGGCGGCCGCGTTCCATACGCCGTCCGCGCTGGCGCTCGATCATCTGGGCAACCTGTACGTGGCCGACACCGGCAACCACGCGATCCGCAAGATCGCGCCGGACGGCAGCGTGACCACGCTGGCCGGCAACGGCCAGCCCGGCACGGCCGACGGCAAGGGCGCCACCGCGCGCTTCAACGGCCCGGTCGGAGTGGCGGTGGACGATGCCGGCATCGTCTACGTGGCCGATACCTACAACGACCGCATCCGCCGCATCGCGCCCGACGGCAGCGTGACGACGATCGCTGGCGGCGACCGCCCCGGCGACGCGGACGGCCACGGCGCCGCCGCGGGATTCGACACGCCGTCCGGCATTGCCGTCACGCCCGCCGGCATCCTGTTCGTGGCCGACACGGGCAACCACGCGGTACGCCGCATCGACCCCGACGGCCGCGTGACGACGGTCGCACGCGCGCCGGAAGGGGAACGCCGCCCCGTACTGTGGCGCCCGAGCGCCATCGCGGCCACCCGCGACGGCTGGCTGTACGTGGCCACGGGCGGCGGCGGGCGCATCGTGCAGATCGCGCCGGATGGCCAGTATCAGCCGCTGGGCGACGCCGACCAGCGCGTGGAGCCGGGCTACGGCAGCGACGGCAGCGTGCAGCTGGCGGCGCCGCGCGGCCTGGCGGTGCAGCGCGACGGTGCGCTCGTCGCCAGCGACGCGCTGGGCTTCAAGGTCGTCCGGCTGGCGCCCGCCACGGGGCCGGCGCCGGCCATGCATGCCGCGCTGGCCAGCGTGCCCGCCGCGGCGCCGCGGCCGCAACGCATGGCCTGGCCGGTGCTGCCGCAGGACGCCCCGCACGAGGTGGTCGGCCTGATGGGGGAGGTGCGCGGCAGCTTCGACGGCGAAAGCCGCGATCACTTCCATATGGGCCTGGACGTGCGTGCCGACGTCGGCGAAGCGGTGGTGGCGATGGTGCCGGCCAAGGTCACCGATCCGTTCGCGAACTGGGGCTACGGCACCTTGTCCGAAGGGCTGGCGCTGGGCACGCTGTCGTATATCCACATGAAGGTGGGGCGCGACCGGCGCGACGCGGCGCTGGACCAGCGCTTCCAGCTGCTGCGCAACGGCCGCGGCAAGCCGGAACGGGTACGGGTGCCGCGCGGCACGCGCTTCGCGGCCGGCGAGCGGCTCGGCACGATCAACGCGATGGCGCACGTGCATCTCGACTACTACCCGGACGGCACCGTCGCCAATCCGCTCACGCTGCCGCTGACCGGCCTGCGCGACACGGTGGCGCCGCGCATCCAGAGCATCCTGCTGCTGGCGGACGGTGGCCGCCGGCTGCCGGGCCAGCGCGGCGAAGCGGCACCACGCAAGAAGAAGGGCAGGGGCAAGGCCAAGGAAGCGGCCGAGGCGCCCGTCAAAGGCCCGGTGAAGGTGCCGCGCGGCTTGGGCAAGATCGATATCGTCGTCGATGCCTGGGACCAGATGGACGGCAACCTGGCACGCCGGCGACTGGGCCTGTACAAGTTGGGCTATCAATTGCTGCGGCCAGACGGCAGCGCGCTGGCCGGCTGGCAGCAGCCGCGCATCACGCAGGTGTACGACCGGCTGCCGCGCAACCAGGAAGCGGTCAAGGTGGTGTATGCGCCGACCAGCGGCATTACCGTCTACGGCAGCAAGGCCACGCACTTTGCCTATGCGGTGCACAACACGCTGGCCGACGGCCGGGTCAGCCCGGGCGCGTGGGACGTGTCCGAACTGGCGCCCGGCTTGTACACGCTGCGCATCTACGCCGCCGATTATGCCGGCAACGTGGCGGTGGAGGGGCGCGACCTGGCGATCGAGGTGGTGGAGTAA
- a CDS encoding GIN domain-containing protein, with protein MRPPLSAAILVTATLLAGCVIVVPDGDGHWSSERPAVQGDGRIASASRPVAALPALEIEGRRRLDMQVDVQVGGAPALTIEADSNLLEHVHTDVRGDTLHVWSDSDTSASRPVRIRYTVPRLERLETSGYAGTQVAGLDGGSLKIVQRGSGRIELRGRVDRLEAVNSGSGSLLADALDAGDTRVTMNGSGRIHLGTVHGEALRATLYGSGGLTARGEVRAADVTVHGSGAARLAGLRSQRADLAAHGSGDIAIAVSGQVSSRTDGSGTITVYGDPLERSVLGKRTTFVR; from the coding sequence ATGCGACCGCCACTGTCCGCCGCCATCCTCGTTACCGCCACGCTGCTGGCGGGTTGTGTCATCGTCGTGCCGGACGGCGACGGCCACTGGTCGTCCGAGCGGCCCGCCGTGCAGGGCGACGGCCGCATCGCCAGCGCCTCGCGGCCCGTGGCGGCCTTGCCGGCACTGGAGATCGAGGGGCGGCGTCGCCTCGACATGCAGGTGGACGTGCAGGTCGGCGGCGCGCCCGCCCTGACCATCGAGGCCGACAGCAACCTGTTGGAACACGTGCACACGGACGTGCGCGGCGACACGCTGCACGTCTGGAGCGACAGCGACACCAGCGCCTCGCGCCCGGTACGCATCCGCTACACGGTGCCGCGCCTGGAACGGCTGGAAACCTCCGGCTACGCGGGCACCCAGGTGGCAGGCCTGGACGGTGGCAGTTTGAAGATCGTGCAGCGCGGCTCGGGACGGATCGAACTGCGCGGCCGGGTCGACCGGCTGGAGGCCGTCAACAGCGGTTCCGGCAGCCTGCTGGCCGACGCGCTCGACGCCGGCGACACGCGCGTGACGATGAACGGTTCCGGCCGCATCCACCTGGGCACCGTGCATGGCGAGGCATTGCGCGCCACCTTGTACGGCTCCGGCGGCCTGACGGCGCGCGGCGAGGTGCGCGCGGCCGACGTCACGGTCCACGGCTCGGGCGCCGCGCGCCTGGCCGGCCTGCGCAGCCAGCGCGCCGACCTGGCCGCGCACGGCTCGGGCGACATCGCCATCGCGGTGTCCGGCCAGGTAAGCAGCCGCACCGACGGTTCCGGCACGATCACCGTCTACGGCGACCCGCTGGAGCGCAGCGTGCTGGGCAAGCGCACCACTTTCGTACGCTGA
- a CDS encoding diacylglycerol/lipid kinase family protein: MPTTTPAPDAPLYIVLNAGSGAAETDERRAAIEAVLRAAGRRFHIELVDDPERIDQQAKAQAERARADGAILVAAGGDGTINAVARQAVEHGCPFGALPQGTFNYFGRTHGIPQDLTDAVHALLRASVRPVQIGTVNGRIFLVNASIGLYPKLLEEREHDKRQFGRSRLVAALSALKTLVLPHRRLRLSLEAEGKEIHLRTSTLFVGNNRLQMEQVGLTDVTPAVADGELAALAPKPVGRLRMLLLMARGALGLLADTDDLVAFGFRRMTVRTPRYGRKRLKAAVDGEVLHLTAPLQFEALAGKLLLLVPAPGDAVSG; encoded by the coding sequence ATGCCGACCACGACACCCGCCCCCGATGCCCCGCTCTACATCGTCCTCAACGCCGGCTCCGGCGCGGCCGAGACGGACGAGCGCCGCGCCGCGATCGAGGCGGTACTGCGCGCCGCGGGCCGGCGCTTCCATATCGAACTGGTCGACGACCCCGAACGCATCGACCAACAGGCCAAGGCGCAAGCCGAACGGGCGCGCGCCGACGGTGCCATCCTGGTCGCGGCGGGCGGCGACGGCACCATCAATGCGGTGGCGCGCCAGGCCGTCGAACACGGCTGCCCGTTCGGCGCCCTGCCGCAAGGGACGTTCAACTACTTCGGCCGCACCCACGGCATCCCGCAGGACCTGACCGATGCCGTGCACGCGCTGCTGCGCGCCTCGGTCCGGCCGGTGCAGATCGGCACCGTCAACGGCCGTATCTTCCTCGTCAATGCCAGCATCGGCCTGTATCCGAAGCTGCTCGAGGAGCGCGAGCACGACAAGCGCCAGTTCGGCCGCAGCCGGCTGGTGGCCGCGCTGTCGGCGCTGAAGACGCTGGTGCTGCCGCACCGTCGCCTGCGCCTGTCACTGGAGGCCGAGGGCAAGGAGATCCACCTGCGCACCTCCACCCTGTTCGTCGGCAACAACCGGCTGCAGATGGAACAAGTGGGCCTGACCGACGTCACGCCCGCCGTGGCGGACGGCGAACTGGCCGCGCTGGCGCCGAAACCCGTCGGCCGGCTGCGCATGCTGCTGCTGATGGCGCGCGGCGCCCTCGGCCTGCTGGCCGACACCGACGACCTGGTCGCCTTCGGCTTTCGCCGCATGACCGTGCGCACGCCGCGCTACGGTCGCAAGCGGCTCAAGGCGGCCGTCGACGGCGAGGTGCTGCACCTGACCGCGCCGCTGCAGTTCGAGGCGCTGGCCGGCAAGCTGCTGCTGCTCGTGCCGGCCCCGGGCGACGCCGTCAGCGGCTAG
- a CDS encoding alpha/beta fold hydrolase: MSTQNANQFNLSRRGALLGGAGLAAAAVSAAAAVVLPAIAEAAPAAGPKGPLRKSASTITTRDGVELYYKDWGHGQPIVFSHGWPLNSDSWESQMLHLANHGFRVIAHDRRGHGRSSQPWEGNDMDHYADDLAQLIEALDLKDAILVGFSTGGGEVARYVGRHGTKRVAKLALVSAVPPLMLKTADNPGGLPLEVFDGIRNAQIANRSQLYLDIPSGPFYGFNRPGAKLSQGLVQSWWMQGMMGGHKNTLDSIKAFSETDFRADLKKFDKPTLVIHGDDDQVVPIDAAGRASAAIVKHAKLIVYPGAPHGLTDTHKDQVNADLLAFARS; the protein is encoded by the coding sequence ATGAGCACCCAGAACGCCAACCAATTCAACCTGTCCCGCCGCGGCGCCCTGCTGGGCGGCGCCGGCCTGGCCGCTGCCGCGGTGTCCGCCGCCGCTGCGGTCGTGCTGCCGGCCATCGCCGAAGCGGCGCCTGCCGCCGGTCCGAAAGGCCCGCTGCGCAAGAGCGCCAGCACGATCACCACGCGCGACGGCGTCGAGCTGTATTACAAGGACTGGGGCCATGGCCAGCCCATCGTGTTCAGCCACGGCTGGCCACTGAACTCGGACAGCTGGGAATCGCAGATGCTGCACCTGGCCAATCACGGCTTTCGCGTCATCGCCCACGACCGCCGCGGCCACGGCCGTTCCAGCCAGCCGTGGGAAGGCAACGACATGGACCACTACGCCGACGACCTGGCGCAGCTGATCGAGGCGCTCGACCTGAAGGACGCGATCCTGGTGGGCTTCTCGACCGGTGGCGGCGAGGTGGCGCGCTACGTCGGCCGCCACGGCACCAAACGCGTGGCGAAGCTTGCCCTGGTCTCGGCCGTGCCGCCGCTGATGCTGAAGACGGCGGACAACCCGGGCGGCCTGCCGCTCGAGGTGTTCGACGGCATCCGCAACGCCCAGATCGCGAACCGCTCGCAGCTCTACCTGGACATCCCGTCCGGCCCCTTCTACGGCTTCAACCGCCCGGGCGCGAAGCTGTCGCAAGGTTTGGTCCAGTCGTGGTGGATGCAGGGCATGATGGGCGGCCACAAGAACACGCTGGATTCGATCAAGGCGTTCTCGGAGACCGACTTCCGCGCCGACCTGAAGAAGTTCGACAAGCCGACCCTGGTGATCCATGGCGACGACGACCAGGTGGTGCCGATCGACGCGGCCGGCCGCGCCTCCGCCGCCATCGTCAAGCACGCCAAGCTGATCGTCTACCCCGGCGCTCCGCACGGCCTGACCGACACGCACAAGGACCAGGTCAACGCCGACCTGCTGGCCTTCGCCAGGAGCTGA
- a CDS encoding LysR family transcriptional regulator, which yields MADDFDWNDIPLVLALARSGSMSAAGRQLGVDASTISRRVAAAEKALNLRLFTRATTGYQLTDAGQVFVERGEAVYGSVQSMLLASTREAETIAGTVRISAIDFLFDHWLVRHVGALCARHPALEVNLVADNQNVSFARREADFALRLAPPADDAAVLMRRLGEIGWAVYGAPAYADVPREAWGTQPWVALEEALAHVPEMRWLARLAPRPRQPLRVNSLSTMVNACRAGVGMALLPCIVGADEGLLRLSGAEVTRELWLLSHRDAVSIGRFKLVAGWLAQLFDDSRAALCGAVR from the coding sequence ATGGCAGACGATTTTGACTGGAACGATATTCCCCTGGTGCTGGCGCTGGCGCGCAGCGGCAGCATGAGCGCAGCCGGGCGCCAGCTGGGCGTGGATGCCTCCACCATCAGCCGGCGCGTGGCCGCCGCCGAGAAGGCGCTGAACCTGCGCCTGTTCACGCGCGCGACCACCGGCTACCAGCTGACCGATGCCGGCCAAGTGTTCGTCGAGCGCGGCGAAGCGGTGTACGGCAGCGTGCAGAGCATGCTGCTGGCCTCCACCCGCGAGGCCGAGACGATCGCCGGCACCGTGCGCATCAGCGCCATCGACTTCCTGTTCGACCACTGGCTGGTGCGGCACGTGGGCGCGCTGTGCGCGCGTCATCCCGCGCTGGAAGTGAACCTGGTGGCCGACAACCAGAACGTCTCGTTTGCCCGGCGCGAGGCCGATTTCGCCTTGCGCCTGGCGCCGCCGGCGGACGACGCGGCGGTGCTGATGCGCCGTCTCGGCGAGATCGGCTGGGCGGTGTACGGTGCGCCTGCGTATGCCGACGTGCCGCGCGAGGCGTGGGGCACGCAGCCGTGGGTCGCGCTGGAGGAGGCGCTGGCGCACGTGCCGGAGATGCGCTGGCTGGCGCGGCTCGCGCCGCGGCCGCGCCAGCCGCTGCGCGTGAACAGCCTGAGTACGATGGTCAATGCGTGCCGGGCCGGCGTCGGCATGGCGCTGCTGCCGTGCATCGTCGGCGCGGACGAAGGCCTGCTGCGCTTGTCCGGCGCCGAGGTGACGCGCGAACTCTGGCTGCTGAGCCACCGCGATGCGGTGTCGATCGGCCGCTTCAAGCTGGTGGCCGGCTGGCTGGCGCAGTTGTTCGACGACAGCCGCGCGGCCCTGTGCGGAGCGGTGCGATGA
- a CDS encoding NAD-dependent epimerase/dehydratase family protein, with translation MKVLVTGSSGHLGEALVRVLAAAGHEPVGLDLLASPFTSVVASIGDAGAVRAAMRGAHGVIHAATLHKPHVATHTRGQFVATNVQGTLNVLEAALEEGVGAFVMTSSTSVFGAALSPPPGAPAAWVDETLQPVPKNIYGVTKLAAEQLCELFARTQALPVVVLRTARFFPEQDEDPALRGAYSDANIKVNELLNRRADIEDIVEAHLLALERAGRIGFGRYIVSATTPLRRADLAALRTDAAAVLAQRAPQALAEYARRGWSPFATLDRVYDNALARQALGWQPRHDFHSVVARLVQLPLDADIRSPLARVIGSKGYHDALTGRYPFV, from the coding sequence ATGAAGGTTCTCGTCACCGGCAGCAGCGGCCACCTGGGCGAGGCGCTGGTGCGCGTGCTGGCCGCTGCCGGCCACGAGCCGGTCGGCCTGGACCTGCTGGCGTCGCCGTTCACCAGCGTGGTCGCCTCGATCGGCGACGCCGGCGCCGTGCGCGCGGCCATGCGCGGCGCGCACGGCGTGATCCATGCGGCCACCCTGCACAAGCCGCACGTGGCCACGCACACGCGCGGCCAGTTCGTCGCCACCAATGTGCAGGGCACCTTGAACGTGCTGGAGGCCGCGCTCGAGGAAGGCGTCGGTGCCTTCGTCATGACCAGCAGCACGAGCGTGTTCGGCGCCGCGCTGTCGCCGCCGCCGGGCGCGCCGGCCGCGTGGGTCGACGAAACGCTGCAGCCGGTGCCGAAGAATATCTACGGCGTGACCAAGCTGGCGGCCGAGCAGCTGTGCGAGCTGTTCGCCCGCACCCAGGCGCTGCCCGTGGTCGTGCTGCGCACGGCGCGCTTCTTCCCCGAGCAGGACGAGGATCCGGCGCTGCGCGGCGCGTACAGCGACGCCAACATCAAGGTCAACGAGCTGCTGAACCGCCGTGCCGACATCGAGGACATCGTCGAGGCGCACCTGCTGGCGCTGGAACGGGCCGGCCGCATCGGCTTCGGCCGCTACATCGTCAGCGCCACGACGCCGTTGCGGCGCGCGGACCTGGCCGCGCTGCGCACCGATGCTGCGGCGGTCCTGGCCCAGCGCGCGCCGCAGGCGCTGGCCGAGTACGCGCGGCGCGGCTGGTCGCCGTTCGCCACGCTGGACCGCGTCTACGACAACGCGCTGGCGCGCCAGGCCCTGGGCTGGCAGCCACGCCACGACTTCCACAGCGTCGTCGCGCGGCTGGTGCAACTGCCGCTGGACGCCGACATCCGCAGCCCGCTGGCCCGCGTCATCGGCAGCAAGGGCTATCACGACGCACTGACCGGGCGCTATCCGTTCGTCTGA
- a CDS encoding MaoC family dehydratase, translated as MDAQPVLLDTIPALEAVVGREVALSRWFTIDQARITAFADVTDDHQWIHLDAERAQRESPYGGTVAHGFLTIALLPAMLASAVSLGEARLTVNYGCNKVRFPAAVPAGSRIRGRFTVQSVEALADCTQLVWLVTMESEAGGKPVCVAEFVMRRY; from the coding sequence ATGGACGCCCAACCGGTCCTGCTGGACACCATCCCCGCGCTGGAGGCCGTGGTCGGGCGCGAGGTGGCGCTGTCGCGCTGGTTCACCATCGACCAGGCCCGCATCACGGCCTTTGCCGACGTCACGGACGACCACCAGTGGATTCACCTGGACGCCGAACGTGCCCAGCGCGAGTCGCCCTACGGCGGCACGGTGGCGCACGGCTTCCTGACCATCGCGCTGCTGCCGGCGATGCTGGCCAGCGCGGTGTCGCTGGGCGAGGCGCGGCTGACGGTCAACTACGGCTGCAACAAGGTCCGTTTCCCGGCCGCGGTGCCGGCCGGCAGCCGCATCCGCGGCCGCTTCACGGTGCAGTCCGTCGAAGCGCTGGCCGACTGCACCCAGCTGGTATGGCTCGTCACGATGGAGAGCGAGGCGGGCGGCAAGCCGGTCTGCGTGGCCGAATTCGTGATGCGGCGCTACTGA
- a CDS encoding CbtB domain-containing protein, which produces MSPVTSTSVHVAPLALKDKLLPALGAAALGIVLLFGAGFAPLEALHNAAHDSRHSAGFPCH; this is translated from the coding sequence ATGTCGCCTGTTACGTCCACTTCCGTCCACGTCGCGCCCCTGGCGCTGAAGGATAAGCTGCTGCCAGCATTGGGCGCGGCCGCCCTCGGCATCGTGTTGCTGTTCGGCGCCGGTTTCGCGCCGCTGGAAGCGCTGCACAACGCCGCCCACGACAGCCGCCACTCGGCGGGTTTCCCGTGCCATTGA
- a CDS encoding CbtA family protein, giving the protein MPLSPAAAPARRPGVFNRIVATAAGAGIVAGLLLTGMQHLQVTELIRTAETYEAAAQAAPVAAHAHDHADEHEHGNEHAHAGAPEHEHAAAAAHEHRGEEHHHGGWEPAPGGERLFYTVLANISMAVGYALLLAAALTLRGKPVDWRAGLLWGGAAYLVFFVAPSLGLPPELPGTQAAPVVARQSWWIATAGATATALALLAWSRHWALKLAALALLAVPHLVGAPQPAVHGAVAPAALAREFVVASALANAAFWLALGALTGWLHARFNRAG; this is encoded by the coding sequence GTGCCATTGAGCCCGGCCGCCGCGCCGGCGCGCAGGCCCGGCGTGTTCAATCGCATCGTCGCGACGGCGGCGGGCGCCGGCATCGTCGCGGGTCTCCTGCTGACGGGCATGCAGCACCTGCAGGTGACGGAGCTGATCCGCACCGCCGAGACTTACGAGGCGGCGGCGCAGGCCGCGCCGGTGGCCGCACACGCGCACGACCACGCGGACGAGCACGAACATGGGAACGAACATGCGCACGCGGGCGCACCGGAGCACGAGCACGCTGCCGCCGCCGCGCACGAGCATCGCGGCGAAGAGCACCATCATGGCGGCTGGGAGCCGGCCCCGGGCGGCGAACGGCTGTTCTACACGGTGCTGGCCAATATCAGCATGGCCGTCGGCTACGCCCTGCTGCTGGCCGCCGCGCTGACGCTGCGCGGCAAGCCGGTCGACTGGCGCGCTGGCCTGCTGTGGGGCGGCGCGGCTTACCTGGTCTTCTTCGTGGCGCCGTCCCTGGGCCTGCCGCCGGAACTGCCCGGCACCCAGGCGGCACCTGTGGTCGCGCGCCAAAGCTGGTGGATCGCCACGGCCGGCGCCACCGCCACTGCGCTGGCCTTGCTAGCCTGGAGCCGCCACTGGGCCTTGAAATTGGCCGCGCTGGCGCTGCTGGCCGTGCCGCACTTGGTGGGCGCGCCGCAGCCGGCCGTGCATGGCGCTGTCGCGCCGGCGGCACTGGCACGCGAGTTCGTCGTCGCCAGCGCACTGGCCAATGCCGCGTTCTGGCTGGCGCTGGGTGCGTTGACCGGCTGGCTGCACGCCCGCTTCAACCGGGCTGGCTGA
- a CDS encoding (2Fe-2S) ferredoxin domain-containing protein, translated as MRTHDRHVFMCVGPRCTSTEGRAQAVFERMGEMIDARPELAVKRTRTHCMVACKFEGPVLVVYPEGVWYQRVDEAAAARIVDEHLVGGREVADLIFHRLGLGDTCEPEPKP; from the coding sequence ATGCGCACCCACGACCGCCACGTCTTCATGTGTGTCGGCCCTCGCTGCACCAGCACCGAGGGCCGCGCCCAGGCCGTATTCGAACGGATGGGCGAGATGATCGATGCCCGTCCCGAACTGGCGGTCAAACGCACGCGCACGCACTGCATGGTGGCCTGCAAGTTCGAAGGTCCCGTGCTGGTCGTGTATCCGGAAGGCGTGTGGTACCAGCGCGTGGACGAAGCGGCGGCCGCGCGCATCGTCGATGAACACCTGGTGGGCGGGCGCGAAGTCGCCGACCTGATCTTCCATCGCCTCGGCCTGGGCGACACCTGCGAGCCGGAACCGAAACCATGA